A part of Candidatus Zixiibacteriota bacterium genomic DNA contains:
- a CDS encoding heavy metal-binding domain-containing protein, translated as MIMTTTNTVDGYKVVDYLGIVTGEAIMGANVFKDVFASIRDVVGGRSASYEKELNRARSIALQEMQANASGMGAEAVIGIDLDYEVIREGMLMVSASGTAVRLRAV; from the coding sequence ATGATTATGACCACCACTAACACCGTTGACGGTTACAAAGTCGTCGATTACCTCGGAATCGTTACCGGCGAAGCAATTATGGGCGCTAACGTCTTTAAGGACGTGTTCGCCTCGATTCGCGATGTCGTCGGGGGACGCTCGGCAAGTTACGAAAAAGAACTCAACCGCGCACGGTCAATAGCTCTTCAGGAAATGCAGGCCAACGCTTCCGGTATGGGAGCTGAAGCTGTCATCGGGATAGATCTGGATTACGAAGTCATCCGCGAGGGAATGCTGATGGTGAGTGCTTCGGGTACGGCGGTGCGGTTAAGGGCCGTCTAA